A genome region from Nitrospirota bacterium includes the following:
- a CDS encoding LysM peptidoglycan-binding domain-containing protein — protein MQEEAAAMRDAALLKEQDAQGRARKAPAKGKRPDKMQPGSMDPGAMATAPMQDPAPAAAATPRYHQVKPGDTLMALSRLYGVDVNTLKLLNNLQDNTIHVGQRLVVGRQ, from the coding sequence ATGCAGGAGGAAGCAGCGGCCATGCGGGATGCGGCCCTGCTGAAAGAACAAGACGCGCAGGGGCGGGCGCGCAAGGCTCCGGCCAAGGGGAAGCGGCCCGACAAGATGCAACCCGGCAGCATGGATCCGGGCGCCATGGCCACGGCTCCGATGCAGGATCCGGCCCCGGCCGCCGCGGCGACACCCCGGTATCACCAGGTCAAACCGGGCGATACGCTGATGGCGCTCAGCCGTCTATACGGGGTCGACGTCAATACGCTCAAGCTGCTGAACAACTTGCAAGACAATACGATCCACGTCGGCCAGCGTCTGGTAGTCGGACGTCAATGA
- a CDS encoding ATPase, with product MHQPDSHGKKGPLGAARAGRSVLLDGIAIHLAQPMDSSQEWIGEREILRQLLACWLVIDERDLPLAPRISGQPGIGKTSLAMAGAKERKQDLYIFQCTADTRPEDLLITPVLAESGTIAYHASPLVTAMLTGSVCVLDEGNRMNEKSWASLASLLDHRRCVESIVAGLLIKAQDDFRCCVTMNEDASTYEVPDYILSRLQPTLSMGFPRRDDELAILRYHMPFAPGEMLGLTVDFLQAAHQLNLEFSVRDGIHLLQYALKRLAQDPTHPLSKDNAWRESLVKVLGEEALDLEGLSRRRKRALGNQTLPQGLGDFFFEGDDPLHPER from the coding sequence ATGCACCAGCCTGATAGTCACGGAAAGAAGGGGCCTCTTGGCGCGGCCAGAGCCGGCCGATCGGTGCTGTTGGACGGGATCGCCATCCACCTCGCCCAGCCCATGGACTCCTCGCAGGAATGGATCGGCGAGCGCGAGATCCTCCGGCAGTTGCTGGCCTGCTGGCTCGTGATCGACGAACGGGACCTGCCCCTGGCCCCCCGCATCTCCGGCCAGCCCGGCATCGGCAAAACCTCGCTGGCCATGGCCGGAGCCAAGGAGCGCAAGCAGGACTTGTACATCTTCCAATGCACCGCGGATACCAGGCCCGAAGACCTGCTGATCACGCCCGTGCTGGCGGAATCCGGCACGATCGCCTACCATGCCTCCCCCCTCGTCACGGCCATGCTGACCGGCAGCGTGTGCGTGCTGGACGAGGGCAACCGGATGAACGAGAAGAGCTGGGCCTCGCTGGCCTCCCTGCTGGACCACCGGCGCTGCGTGGAGTCCATCGTGGCGGGCCTGCTGATCAAGGCCCAGGACGATTTCCGCTGTTGCGTGACCATGAACGAGGATGCCTCGACCTACGAGGTCCCCGATTACATCCTGTCCCGCTTGCAACCGACCTTGAGCATGGGCTTCCCGCGACGGGACGACGAGCTGGCGATTCTGCGCTACCACATGCCCTTCGCGCCGGGTGAAATGCTGGGGCTGACCGTGGACTTCCTGCAAGCCGCGCATCAGCTGAACCTGGAGTTCTCGGTTCGGGACGGGATTCACCTGCTGCAATATGCGCTCAAGCGGCTGGCGCAAGACCCGACCCACCCCCTGTCGAAAGACAACGCCTGGCGGGAATCGCTGGTCAAGGTGCTGGGCGAAGAGGCGCTGGACCTGGAAGGACTCTCGCGGCGACGGAAGCGGGCGCTGGGAAACCAAACCTTGCCCCAGGGGCTGGGCGATTTTTTCTTCGAAGGGGACGATCCGCTGCACCCGGAACGGTAA
- the ligA gene encoding NAD-dependent DNA ligase LigA yields the protein MSHSTQTDAEKHTMAGRRIETLRKEIRRHDHLYYVKARPEISDLAYDRLFRELADLEAAYPDLITPDSPTQRVGAPPLDELTKVTHERPMLSLDSITDREEVLAFDKRVRRELAKELDREMESETIHYTVEPKYDGLSVELVYESGRFVRGATRGDGQVGEDVTINLRTLRSLPLTLNEDQAPPAHVVVRGEVYMRLDDFQALNRRITERGDEAFANPRNAAAGSLRQLDSRITAERPLVLTCYETMVRSGNLPPTHWDELDTLAAWGLPVPEQRRRCDSIGKVLAFHADIEAERDALPFEIDGVVVKVDRRDWQAALGEKSRSPRWALAFKFTPRKEMTVVQDIAVSVGRTGTLTPLALLKPVEVGGVTISRATLHNADEVARKDIRVGDTVKVERAGDVIPAIAERVPVPGEQRAEPFRMPETCPVCGAAVAREGAYYYCSGQAACPAQLKGALEHFASKQALDIDGLGKKTVAQLVEEGLVRELPDLYELTKEQLLALDGFADKSASLLLEAVRRSKQATLDRFLMGLGIRQVGRHIARVLARRFGTLDAIMAADRETLESVHEIGPEITASLESFFREERNRRVIQRLRELGMRFEEPGGAESGAARRLEGQTFVFTGGLIRLSRDEAKRLVEDRGGRVTSSVSKHTNYVVAGTDPGSKLDEARRLGVRILTEPEFRDLLEPS from the coding sequence ATGAGCCATTCGACTCAGACAGATGCGGAAAAGCATACCATGGCCGGCCGGCGCATCGAGACGCTGCGGAAAGAGATCCGCCGACACGACCATCTCTACTACGTCAAGGCCCGTCCGGAGATTTCCGACCTGGCCTACGACCGCCTGTTTCGGGAACTGGCGGATCTGGAGGCGGCCTACCCCGACCTCATCACCCCGGACTCTCCGACGCAGCGCGTCGGAGCCCCGCCCTTGGACGAACTGACGAAGGTCACGCATGAGCGGCCCATGCTCAGCCTGGACTCGATCACCGACCGGGAGGAAGTCCTGGCCTTCGACAAGCGCGTGCGACGGGAACTGGCCAAAGAACTGGACCGCGAGATGGAATCCGAGACGATCCATTACACGGTCGAGCCGAAGTACGACGGCTTGTCGGTGGAGCTGGTCTACGAGTCGGGACGGTTCGTGCGCGGCGCGACCCGAGGCGACGGGCAGGTCGGCGAGGACGTGACGATCAACCTCCGTACCCTCCGCTCCCTGCCGCTCACCCTCAACGAAGACCAGGCCCCGCCGGCCCATGTGGTCGTGCGCGGCGAGGTGTACATGCGCCTGGACGATTTCCAGGCGCTCAACCGCCGCATCACCGAACGGGGCGACGAGGCCTTCGCCAATCCCCGGAACGCGGCCGCCGGCTCCCTGCGCCAGCTGGACTCCCGGATCACCGCCGAGCGCCCGCTGGTCCTGACCTGTTATGAAACCATGGTCCGGTCCGGCAACCTGCCCCCCACGCATTGGGACGAGCTGGACACCCTGGCCGCCTGGGGATTGCCGGTTCCGGAACAGCGGCGGCGCTGCGACAGCATCGGCAAGGTGCTCGCGTTCCACGCCGACATCGAAGCGGAACGCGATGCCCTGCCGTTCGAGATCGACGGGGTGGTGGTCAAAGTGGACCGCCGCGACTGGCAGGCGGCGCTGGGCGAGAAGTCCCGGAGCCCGCGCTGGGCCCTGGCGTTCAAATTCACCCCGCGCAAAGAGATGACGGTCGTGCAGGACATCGCCGTGTCGGTGGGCCGCACCGGCACGCTCACGCCGCTGGCCTTGCTCAAACCCGTGGAGGTAGGCGGCGTCACGATCAGCCGCGCCACCCTGCACAATGCCGACGAGGTGGCCCGCAAGGACATCCGGGTGGGCGATACGGTCAAGGTGGAACGGGCGGGCGACGTGATTCCCGCCATCGCCGAACGGGTGCCGGTCCCCGGCGAGCAACGGGCCGAGCCCTTCCGCATGCCGGAGACCTGTCCGGTCTGCGGCGCCGCCGTGGCGAGAGAAGGGGCCTACTACTACTGTTCCGGTCAGGCCGCCTGCCCCGCCCAGCTCAAAGGCGCCCTAGAACATTTCGCCTCCAAACAGGCGCTGGACATCGACGGCCTCGGGAAAAAGACCGTGGCGCAGCTGGTGGAGGAAGGATTGGTCCGCGAGTTGCCCGACCTCTACGAGCTGACCAAGGAGCAGCTTCTGGCGCTGGACGGATTTGCCGACAAGTCCGCCTCGCTGTTGCTGGAGGCCGTCCGGCGGAGCAAGCAGGCGACGTTGGACCGCTTCCTCATGGGGCTGGGCATTAGGCAGGTCGGACGGCACATCGCCCGGGTCCTGGCCCGCCGCTTCGGAACCTTGGACGCGATCATGGCCGCGGACCGTGAGACCCTCGAAAGCGTCCACGAGATCGGGCCGGAGATTACGGCCAGCCTGGAATCGTTTTTCCGCGAAGAGCGGAATCGGCGCGTGATTCAACGCCTGCGCGAGTTGGGAATGCGCTTCGAGGAACCGGGCGGGGCGGAGAGCGGCGCGGCGCGGCGTCTGGAAGGACAGACCTTTGTCTTCACCGGCGGCCTGATCCGGCTCAGCCGGGACGAAGCCAAGCGTCTGGTCGAAGACCGCGGAGGCCGGGTCACCTCCAGCGTCAGCAAGCACACGAATTATGTGGTAGCCGGCACGGACCCCGGTTCCAAGCTCGACGAGGCCCGGCGGCTTGGCGTCCGAATCTTGACGGAACCGGAGTTTCGCGATCTACTGGAGCCATCGTGA
- a CDS encoding GGDEF domain-containing protein produces the protein MKTSRLIAVTRRKKQARRQNPKVAPGKTPESSSILDALAGPVAVLDRKGLLIAANAAWRRAARTQSLPFPRLNQGTSYFNACRRVTGVAAEAARKLLAGVQAVRDGALAQFSLEYPSRTQKTPRWFLVQAAPLAHTDGRVVLSHQDITALKHQQLEQDKRLKALEARNQQLDQIAIRDPLTGLYNRRFFDEMLAREWRRFQRTGEGFTLIIMDVDAFKSVNDRYGHEAGDRALQQVGAGLRATLRASDLVARVGGDEFAALLPRTDTERSQPVIEKLCDTVKQLRLQTESGPIPVSLSLGTATVPGFPPVTSAAELLRVADKRMYEAKRLYSEGKSAPR, from the coding sequence GTGAAGACAAGCCGACTCATAGCCGTCACGCGCCGGAAGAAGCAGGCCCGGCGTCAGAACCCCAAGGTCGCGCCGGGCAAGACCCCGGAGTCGTCGTCCATTCTGGATGCGCTGGCCGGACCGGTGGCGGTGCTGGACCGGAAGGGCTTGCTGATCGCGGCCAATGCCGCCTGGAGACGCGCGGCCCGCACCCAGTCGCTCCCCTTCCCGCGGCTGAACCAGGGAACCAGCTACTTCAACGCGTGCCGGCGCGTCACCGGAGTGGCGGCGGAAGCGGCGAGGAAACTCCTCGCCGGCGTGCAAGCGGTGCGGGACGGAGCGCTGGCGCAGTTCTCGCTCGAGTACCCCTCTCGCACCCAGAAAACCCCACGCTGGTTCCTGGTGCAGGCCGCTCCGCTTGCGCATACGGACGGCAGGGTGGTCCTCTCCCACCAGGACATCACCGCCCTGAAGCACCAGCAACTGGAGCAGGATAAGCGGTTGAAAGCGTTGGAAGCCAGGAATCAACAGCTCGACCAGATCGCGATTCGGGACCCGCTCACCGGCCTTTACAACCGCCGTTTTTTCGACGAGATGCTGGCCCGGGAATGGCGGCGCTTTCAGCGGACCGGCGAGGGCTTCACCCTCATCATCATGGATGTGGACGCGTTCAAGAGCGTCAACGACCGGTATGGGCACGAAGCCGGTGACCGGGCCCTGCAGCAAGTCGGCGCGGGGTTGCGCGCGACGCTCCGTGCCAGCGACCTGGTCGCGCGCGTCGGCGGGGACGAGTTTGCGGCCCTGCTCCCCCGCACCGACACCGAACGCAGCCAGCCCGTCATCGAGAAGTTGTGCGACACGGTCAAGCAACTGCGCCTGCAGACCGAGTCCGGCCCCATTCCCGTGTCGCTCAGCCTGGGCACGGCCACGGTGCCCGGGTTTCCCCCGGTCACCTCCGCCGCCGAGCTCCTGCGGGTGGCCGACAAGCGGATGTACGAGGCGAAGCGTCTCTACTCAGAGGGAAAATCAGCCCCCCGCTGA